A window of Populus trichocarpa isolate Nisqually-1 chromosome 17, P.trichocarpa_v4.1, whole genome shotgun sequence genomic DNA:
GGTTAGACATGTGTTCACAAAGGAGGAGCGATTGGGCTCCAAtgtactttttttcttctccttctccttccccttttttctctcttctcattgAAAAAATTCAAGGGTGTCttgccatttgtttttttatatacaatttgatcctcattctttggatttctatttgttttattgcttttttaattcaatttcatccctcattatttggtttaattggatttttatatcaaatttgatcctcattcttttaattgttattggctttttttttaatttttttaattttttaaatttcatccttaagcattttgttttagttttttttatgtcaaatatggcccccattttttttctctttaatttttttttatcaatttcatcattcgatattttattgatttataattttgcttcgttcttttttagattttgctTTCCATAGGGTTAATTCAAGACTCATGACTAGGGTTTTAAGTCACACAGATAACTCATCATTTCTATAAGCATATCGCAAACATGTTCTTATCCATAATCCTACCAGACAATCACTCATCCTCATACTTTTACGCTGTAACAGCCCGACCCAACTTGCCATATATTGTCCGCTATAGGCCTTACCGCCCTtacggttttgttcctggtgacgcGAGCTCACTTCTGAGCCTGACGCCTCAAAACATGTATGACAAGTTAGCATTAGCACTCTTAATAAAGCCAGCTACCACTCCCTCACCAGCCGATGTGagatattacaatccaccccctTAAGGAGCCCGACGACCCCGTCAGCACAACCGGACAACCAGTGAGGTCGGcttgataccaaatgtaacagccCGACCCAACTTGccatatattgtccgctttgggcttTACCACCCTCATGATTTTGTTACTGGTGACACGAGCCTACTTCTGAGCTTGACGCCCCAAAACGCATATGACAAGTTAGCACCAACACTCTTGATAAGACCAGCTACCACTCCCTTACCcgtcgatgtgggatattacataTGCAATACATTGATCACCATATAAGTAGCCTTGAGCCTACTCTAAATCCATCATCATTCATTGTCAACCTCACCATTTTATACTTCATTTATATACAATATTGTATACATAGTACCCTTATATTGTTGTAATATACAcgcacaaaaaaaatacaacttactAATAGATAACATTCCAAAAGATGTAATTACACTTATATTTCAATTCATTacataataaaacatataaCTAAACTTTACTTAAGTAGTTTAACTACAAAGACTCAATTGCTTTACTGTTGTTGCATTGGCAAATGGGATGGACATAAAACATGCACAtattaacttagttaattttaaataaaagtatGCATTCAACTCATTATCCATGTAATTACTTAAAATGATAAGTAATACACTATTTACTTTTGAACCCGAAACTCATAATTCTCCTTTTAACTTTATtaatacctttaaatttattcatgGAGATCATCCCCTTCATTACACATCACTTTTATTATTTCCATCATGtatctatttattttcatttcaagcTTTCATTACTTATTGGGACCTTACTACGTTTGGTCTGATGTTTATGTGGGGGTTTACCCCCTGAGTCctgcttttttatttcttttaaacacCTTTTCGTTTCTTGAGCATCTTTgttttaccaataaaaaaatttgttgtcGCAAGCGGCGCGGGCCTACAAATCTAGTAACATCTAGTATTTCACAGTTGTGACATAAAATgcaataatttgtttatttaaaaaaaaatacacaattgaacaaaatatttaactttttttttttagatatttgggTTTGACATGTGTTAACccatatttgattattatttttatttaaaaagccTGAAACTACGTCATTTTAagcctttttattaaaaaaacacaaatataattttttcaagcaaTATTGAGACTTTAAACAACCACCATCAAGCTCCTCTTATCTCATGGAAcccatgaaacaaaaaaaaacccattttgaTGGTTAAAAATGACTTGAacgatgactttctctctcattgCTGGAATCCGGTGTCTCCTCTCTCTAAccaggaattgaaaaataatacaaataagcttttgcatcaaaattgttttttttttaaataaaagaacctaaatgtataatttttgttatttttaaagtttgaggacctaagtgtttttttaataaaatctttggCATGCCACCCATGTTTGatgtccttttattttggtccttcttTTTCCAATTCCAACCTTgcctaagaaattaaaaacaattgaatttcaattagaattaaatcacccaaaaaaaaaaaaaactttgaacacaaaatgaattattaaaacaatacaCAGTGTGCCAtagtgttttatataaatataatataatgatcTAAATCAAAATTGATTCCATTGTCTTCTCTTAGAAAACTATAAATCAGACCCCAGCTTATATTAGGGCAAGGCTTTTTCCAAAAAAGTTCCATAACTGAATTGTGAAATCCATTATAGATTGGGGTCTGATTTGTAGTTATTTATCCCTTCATTTTATCAAcctaaagaaaaaatagcatgAAGCTAACTGGTCTTGTCCGATGGCTCCTTCACGAGTCTTCCCCTAAGCCCTCTGTCACTCAAGAACCACCCGTTTCACCCTCTTCCTTCCTTCCTCCCTTCCTTCCTCGAATGGAAAAGAAGAAACTACAATCGAtctaaagattaaaaattaaagaaaactctaaaaaaactcCCCCTTTGGAATAAAAATGGTGAAGAAAAAGGTACCAGATTGGCTCAACAGCTCTCTCTggtcctcctcctccaccaccaccaccacctcgtTCTCCTACTCCGACACCAATCACTTCGACCACCACTCATCCACCTCCGCCTCACCTCCAATCGATCCACCGCTACCTCCTGCCGCCACCAGAGACGAACAACAGCATCCGCCTCGTCATCATCATAATTATCATCCGCGAAAACCTGACATTAAAGAAGATAAGCACTCAAAAAGCAGCATCGTTAACGACAACatcagtaataataatagtaataattctattagtaataataaaatagataatcGAAAAGCTGATAATACTGAGAGCTCTGCGGAGGATATTTCAAATCAGGCTCTTCTTTTGACCGAGGTTAGTTCAAGTTTTTCTTCCTTCCTCCCCTCCCCTTTAAAATTTTTGAGTTTCTATTTAAAGCTGCGTTGTTTTGCTGATGTAGTTATCAAGGAAGGTGATAAATATGGGGGAATTAAGGAGGATAGCTTCTCAAGGGATACCTGATGGTGTTGGTATTCGTTCCACGGTTTGGAaggtaatttaaattaaataaaaaaaatttggttgttgagagaattgaaagaaattagagATTTTTCGTTTTCAAGAAAACTGGATTTTAATTCTCTTCGAGTAGTTATGAGATAAATGTAGTGTCTTGAGTAATGGGtcaatcttgaaattttggtatTTCAAGCTTATGATTAGTTGGGTTTGTAAATTTAGAAATGTAGAGATTTTGGGTCTCCTGGATTTCATTCTTAGTGATCCAGTTTTCGCTGATCCGAGACTGATGGGCATCATCCGCTACTTCTCATGATGGTGGGGAAAAATTCCTGGCCGGAATTCACTGCTCGAAAGCAGAGAATAGATTAGACTAGCTGATCGCTTTCTTTAGGTTGAGTTGACAGCTTCGCTAGAGATTCTTTTTTTTGACTTCTGGCATCACCGAAAGGGTCGAAACCACATTCGTAGGCCGACAATTTTTCTGGATAGGTCGAACTAGGGGAAGCAAATAGAAAAGGAAGACCGAGTAAGATCAAAGAAACTAGCAGACTGTTCGAACTTTCTCTCTGCTTGAGTCAAAAGGCTCGAGATAGGTTCGAAGCAAAAGATCTAGGTCATTCATTGGAATGAAGCAAAGCGGGTCTTCCCTACCAAAAAAAAGGGTCTGGCGAAGGGCACAGAGTGACAAATCACTTAGGAGTCCTTGAAAGCGTTGATCTACTGAACTGACATCTACTTGTCCCCAATGCATCATCAGAAGtggaagtgatttttttatgctgaGGGGCTGTTGAAGTAACATACTCTCGTTCCTCTTGTTGAATGGAGCGAGTGTCTTGCATGTTGATTTGGGTTAATGGGCTAAGTCTGAATTTAAGCTTACTGATTGTGTATGGCAGCTCTTGTTGGGGTATTTACCACCTGATCGTTCGCTTTGGTCGTCTGAATTGGCTAAGAAGAGATCTCAGTACAAGCGATTTAAAGAAGAGCTTTTGATGAATCCTGTAAGTCAAATAGCAGAAATTTTAATGCCTTATTTGGTCAATCATTTATTGGGGAAATAAAACGATCATAAAGGTTATAAAACATACTGTGGTGTGTTTGTTATCCAATCTGTTGCtggttttttattcatgtttttttatggtgttagCATTCTTATATAATGGATTTTTGGAAAGTTCTCACAACTTTGACAGCATTGGAAATTGTTAACATTGTGAAGAGGTTgcaaaaataagttaaattccATCCTAGATGTATGTTTTCATGAATTGATCTAGATTAACTTAGGTTGTTATAAGTAAGATTGTGAGCTAATGGACCGGTGAAGTCTTTTTTCAGAGTAAGGATGTGCTGCTGCCTTCAGTTTAATGTTCTAATTCTTGTCAAAGGTTCTggtattctgaatttttttgtgGCTAGTTAGTCAGAAATAACAAGGAGGTTGGAGAAAATGATGGGTTTTGACAATGATGATGCAAAATCTGAAAGCCGTTATGTGCTCTCAAGATCAAAGATAACTCATGGGGAGCATCCTTTGAGCCTTGGGAAGAGCAGCATTTGGAATAAATTCTTTCAGGTATGGAACCAACTGCTTCATGGCACAAATGCTTTAGACATTGGATATTTTCTGTTCTATTGTGCCTTTATTGGATTAGTTATTGTAACTTTTCTCATGGATTAGCTGGTGCAGTTCTGTTAAAGAATCTGCATAAGTATGGAGCCTTTTTCAGGAACTTTGAGAAGGGAAAATGAAATAAGTGGAAGTATTGGGTTTGTACTCGAAAGGTCTTTGTTTTGaactttgaacaaaaaaaatgttaaaacaaaTACGAAAGTAAAGTAAATGATGCCTTGCCTGTTATTCTTTGAGATGTCCTGGGAATATGATTTAGTACCGTTCCACATCATGACAGCTAGTGTTCACATATAGAGAATGCCCCTTGTTGATATGGTTTGGTTTTGCAAGTATGAAGTGTGTGCGTATGACCTGATATGCATCAGGATAATAGCTCGTTGCCTATTTCCATGATATTTTT
This region includes:
- the LOC18107075 gene encoding uncharacterized protein LOC18107075, which codes for MVKKKVPDWLNSSLWSSSSTTTTTSFSYSDTNHFDHHSSTSASPPIDPPLPPAATRDEQQHPPRHHHNYHPRKPDIKEDKHSKSSIVNDNISNNNSNNSISNNKIDNRKADNTESSAEDISNQALLLTELSRKVINMGELRRIASQGIPDGVGIRSTVWKLLLGYLPPDRSLWSSELAKKRSQYKRFKEELLMNPSEITRRLEKMMGFDNDDAKSESRYVLSRSKITHGEHPLSLGKSSIWNKFFQDSEIIEQIDRDVKRTHPDMHFFSGDSSFAKSNQEALRNILIVFAKLNPGIRYVQGMNEILAPLFYVFKNDPDEEMEACAEADTFFCFVELLSGFRDHFCQQLDNSVVGIRSTITRLSHLLKEHDEELWRHLEVTTKVNPQFYSFRWITLLLTQEFNFADSIHIWDTLLSDPEGPQETLLRVCCAMLILVRRRLLAGDFTSILKLLQNYPPTNISHLLYVANKLRGQPSH